A stretch of Lathyrus oleraceus cultivar Zhongwan6 chromosome 6, CAAS_Psat_ZW6_1.0, whole genome shotgun sequence DNA encodes these proteins:
- the LOC127095278 gene encoding uncharacterized protein LOC127095278, which translates to MAPRYIVAALKDKNPENLISVTQVYKVGATYNARKRGPFTKMKMLLSLIHREKYMSWTRNKEDSNVVADIFWTHPGSMKLLNMFHLVLIFYCTYMPNMYKLPLLEIIGVTSTKLTFSVDFTYLEHEKEENFKWALEKLK; encoded by the exons ATGGCTCCAAGGTACATAGTTGCTGCTTTGAAAGACAAAAATCCAGAAAACCTCATCAGTGTTACCCAGGTGTATAAAGTTGGAGCTACATACAATGCAAGGAAGAGAGGTCCATTTACGaaaatgaaaatgttgttaaGTCTTATTCATAGAGAAAAATATATGTCTTGGACTAGAAATAAGGAAGACtcaaatgttgttgctgatatctTTTGGACACATCCTGGTTCAATGAAGTTGTTGAATATGTTTCATTTGGTGTTGATTTTTTATTGTACATACATGCCAAATAT GTACAAACTACCACTGCTTGAGATTATTGGTGTTACGTCAACAAAGTTGACATTTTCGGTTGACTTTACCTATTTGGAACATGAAAAGGAGGAGAACTTCAAATGGGCACTGGAGAAACTCAAATAA